A genome region from Eurosta solidaginis isolate ZX-2024a chromosome 2, ASM4086904v1, whole genome shotgun sequence includes the following:
- the LOC137242256 gene encoding uncharacterized protein, translating to MNLCRSRNIFFHTDAAHAVGKIPINTINIDLMSIFGHKLYGPKGIWALYIQSGSGQERGIRSGKRDLLAELYSDLSPKYIGFTTPPTGTGAAYNGSESDGGLQKRSTRRRELLIYTTSPDIGGSDSELLTDATTTRRTRNQAISPSPTTLAVASKKFISPIEKLLVRNCETQK from the exons ATGAATCTTTGCCGCTCACGAAATATATTCTTTCACACCGACGCAGCACACGCAGTTGGCAAAATTCCAATTAATACAATTAACATtgatttaatgtcaatatttggCCATAAATTATATGGTCCAAAGGGTATTTGGGCACTTTATATACAGAGTGGATCTGGACAAGAGCGTGGTATACGTAGTG gAAAACGTGACCTACTGGCCGAATTGTATTCGGATTTAAGCCCAAAATATATTGGATTTACAACACCGCCAACAGgaactggtgctgcatataacgGTAGCGAAAGTGATGGGGGACTTCAAAAAAGAAGTACACGGCGCCGCGAATTGCTTATATATACTACAAGTCCAGATATAGGCGGTAGCGATAGTGAACTTTTGACTGATGCAACGACTACGAGACGTACACGTAACCAGGCAATATCGCCTTCACCGACTACATTAGCTGTAGCAAGTAAAAAGTTTATAAGTCCTATTGAGAAATTACTTGTGCGAAATTGTGAGACACAAAAGTAG